The sequence CGGTGAGAGCTTGAATCGAGATGGATGCTAGCGTTGAGTTGGGCTCGAGCGAAATAATGCGCACCGTCGAGTCATCGCAGCCTACAGCAAGGTAAGGTGTTCGCTGACGGCCTTCGGGACAATCGGGCATGCTCATGGTGAGCACGCCTGCTCCCATGGCCTTTCGCTCCTGATACTCGTTGAGCTGCCCGTCCATGTCAAGCTCAAAGTAGACcagctcgttgctgctgagtgccaccaccacctgcCGCTCGTTGGTACACGTTGCCACGATCGTCGTCTGTCTGCCGTTGGGAAGACTCGGAGTCGCCCACTCATTGATCTGCTTGTCCACCAATACGTGTCGAATGCCGTGCGGATGCACCTGCAACAAAGCATCTTGGCCCAGCTGCTGTACAGCCAGGGTTGAAGAGGATGTCAAAAATCCGCTGTCCGACACTTCCTCGATGGTCTCTCCGATACTGAGTACCAGGGTTCCATTGACAAAGCTGAGGATGATGTAGCTGTCATATTCGTCCTGCTGTGTGATTTTAGTGGTCCATACTGCGCTTGGTACACCTGGCAGATCCGAGCTGACCGCCTCCTGCACTTCGAGACCATGTCGCAGCATTTTGAAGCTGCTCCTTGCACCGCGTCCGCATGCCGCAAAGATCTGTGGCGAGTCGGCAGCCAGAGGATTCAGCGGCTTGGCATCCAAGATCGGATCGAGACTTGGCATCTCATCGACTTGAACGAGGTTGTCAAGTGGTCTCGGTGTAAAAGTGGGCAGCTGTGGCCGCCTTCGACCTGCTCCGTTCTCGTCATAGTCGGTTGAGATGTATTCCGGCaagtcgtcatcgtcgccaaGCTTTTGAAACGAGTAGAGCAATTGCGCGCCGTACTCGGACGCCACAAAAAGGAAACCAGACCGCAAGATGACAAGACCGGATGCGACGGGCACTGTGTCAAAATacttgatcttgagcgAACGAATCTCGTCATCTTGATGCTCCATCGTGATCTTGAACAAATCGCCATCTTCGGTCTGGACgagaaagaagaaggcgtTCTTCATCTTGTGCAGTACACTAGCTACGATGAGGGTACCACGCCTTTCCGACAGCTTTTCGACAGGATTGAGGCGTTTGGGAATAGGAACTCGATGCTCGGGCTGATCCTGGTGCTTGTAGGTGATGTAGTCTTCGCTACATACCAGTACGCCGCTGGGTCCGTCCCATTTCTCCAGATTCTGATTGTATCCTCCTGGCACCTGGACGAGTAGATTCGAGCGTGGGTCGACAGGCTCGGACCATTTGCGAACGACGTGATTGAGGCCCAGATCGAGTTCGTAGTAGGTGAGCGTCTTTGCAGCCTCTTCGAACGCACGTCCTGATGGGTCGTGGTCGGAATCTGAATAGTCGACTTCGAGACAAGCAAACAGAGGGTTCTCGAAGCCGACATCAACGCCGACAATGTGGTGAATGATGGCGCTCggtcgatgcgcttcgagAGGGCTTGAGATGGTGAGATTTGCCTGCGCATCTCTGTTCAGGATGTATACGAGCATGGCCTTCTCCATGGCACCGATCATGGTCGCACGACCCTTGGGGTCTGTAGCTAGATACTGTCCTGGTACGATCCTCCGAGAGCCAGAACGCCCGAATGTCTCCTGATGGACCTTTTCCAGCGAATTTGTCTTTGGCTGATATTCTAAAATGACAATTCTGCCCGAGTCAGATCCTACGATAACGTAGTCTTTGGAGCCACCGGTTAGACGAAAAGCGGCTAGGCTACGGATCACACCAAAAGCATCATGTGAGAGTACAGTATCGACTTTGCCGGTTTGTGTGTCGGGTCTGAGAAGCTCCAGACGGCTGCCTTTGGCAACGATGATCTCTTGCTGTCTTGTACCTGAAAACTGTCCCACTACGGTCGCATTAACGCTGCCTGACGCCTGCAGCGTCAGGTTGTAGAGGTACATGCCATCCATCCTGAGGTTTTTGGGCGAGTCGAACGGCGAAAGCGTATCACTGCAGCAATTCCAGCTCTCGATGTCTAGCAAAAAGTTtcgacgagcaacgcgGCAAAGAGCTTGCGGTCGAAATAGTCTCTATTCTGATGCAACAACCAGGCTCCTGATGGGCATGTCCTTGCTGGTTGCGAAGAAAGACAGGAGAGACGGGCTTGAGACCACCAAACGAGCGGTGAAGCCACAAGACACAGTGCCCAAGTATTGACAGAAGGTTCGGTTCTGAGTGTCGTCTGTCGGCGGGTTGCTTATAAGAGCCAAGGGGGCGAAAGGTGGTCGAGACCATCTACGTCGACATCAACAAAAGCTTCCAAAGCAGCATCGCGTCAGCCAATCCTCGAAAAAAAGCTCGGATTCCGGACAACTTTACACACGTGACCACGGATAGGTGGAAAAGAATGTTAAGGCGTTAAATGCGAACTCGCAGACTGTGTGTCATGCGTGCGTCACGCGTCTTGCGACGTGCGAAACGTGAAGCGTTTGCAGTTTGGTGTTGCAGCAGAGATGTTGTTCTTTTCAACACCAGACTGCATCTAGCATCAACTGAAAACGGGCGCGAAAGCTCAGACGCCCATAGCTTGCCCAGCTGGTGAGGCTAGACCACTCGCTGACATGTGACTTGGTGCACTTTGTATCGCCAGCTTAAAGTTGAAATCAGGCGAGGATGACTCAACAGCCAGTTTTTCACGTTGGAGAGTGCGTGATTTCATGCATGTTCATTAGATTCGTGCTATCGTTACAGTGTACAGTATGAGAAAGAATCAACAAGATGGCGACGGCTGAGAAGAGGAGAGATACAAGGTATCTCTGTAGTGTACACCACATCGGTGCCGTCGGTCAAACCGCGCCGTTACGATGAGAATAGAAAATGAAAAGCTGAATTGTCCATGAAAAGGTAACGCTTGGCAGCGGGCCGCTGACCAGGTCGAGTATGCAGTAAGGCACGTACGCAACCGTGTGCGTTGGCGAAAGCTGATTACAAAGCAAgagcctgctgcttggcatgCTAAaacaaatcgtgaagaGCAGGCAGCCAGCATCGAGATAGATGGCGTGCTTAGAGAGATTGATGAAGGGCAGCGTCGACTCAGAAGCTGTAAATGTTGCTCTCCTTGGTGGCGAGGGCGTAGTAGTGTTCGATTCTCTTCTTGAAGCGCCAGCACATGAAGTAAGCGTAGACTTGCAATGCCCAGTCGATAGCGAGCGAAAAGACAAATGCGATGTAGAGGCTGTGGAAACCGGCCGAGCATAGCCCAGATGGCATGGTTCCATTGTTTGTGCCCTCCTCTCCTGCAGTTCCCCAAAGCTGACCACCATTGTTACATTCCCAAACGATTTTGGTCTGCTGTCTATCGAGCTGGAAAATCATGAAACCGGCTCGAACAGCAACGATGACCAGGATGGCGGGCCAGAGGAAAAAGCAAAGACGCATCCACATGTACGAGCTGTTGGCCAAGCCGATGGTGGTGAGTATGCAGATTGCCATGACTCCCATGCCGATACCACCGTAGATCTGGTATTCGGGATAATTGAAGAAGAGGAACTGTCCCTTGTTGAACAGCAAGATGGATCCAGCCAGATTGTAAGCTGCGATGAAGACGTTCCAGACCATGGCGCCATGGCGTAAGGGAAACACGAGCAAGCAGTTGTCACACCACATGACGTTGACTGAAGCtaccagctgctgcggtaCTTATAACCAAAACAAAGGCTATGGCAGGTGTATAGGAGGTTGGAGGTATCTAGCGTTGTAGCCTTTTTGCTCGTGATGTATTATCGTGATGTGTCGTAAGATCAAGACGCTACCAGGGATGATGGACGATGAGAAGAAGCTACTTTAAGGTGGAGAATGATGTGGTAGGGAGGAAGGAAGAGAAAGGTGCCAGACGAGCGGAGAGCACGTTAATGTGAAAGAAGCAGGGGATGAAGGATGTAGCCGGTCTCAGGtgtctcgagcagcgaggaGACATGGAGCAGGCTTGGCGTAAAGAGGAGAAAGTCAGGGCAGAAAGCAGCGGGAAGCGAAAATGTTAGGCAGCAGGACGCGGGGATGCAGAGCGAAGCTGGACAGGGGCCAAAATGTCGCGAGCTGCatgcaagctcgagtggtGCTCGGGTTCTGTAACACAGAGCTCCCACTGAGCTCACCATCATACTGTATCTTCTTCTACTGAGCCCAGTCAGCTGGCATTCTTCCCTCAGAAATCTGACGCCTGCAATCAGACACGGACTTGATACTGGCCCGAAAGCCAATTGATTACTTTTGACGAGGCATGGTGGCCCTTCGAAGCGCATTTACCAAATGAAAAGTTACAGTACTTTCTGTGCTGCATGATTTGATGAACATGACTTGCTCTCActcttgctcgaggtgAGCATTTCACGGCCAGTCTTGTGGGGTGAGGAACAGCATGAACGGAACTCGTGCTTTTCTGCGGGTATCTCGAGTCGCTTTGAAGTACGTGAGTGAATGTGCGGCACAACATCAAAGGGCTTGGACCTCGCAGAGAAGCATTACAGCGTGATTTTGACCAAGCTAATGCAGGACCTGAAGGGACCTTGTCAGGCTCAGACAGAGGTAAAGGCTCCCAAGCACGAGGGAACAAAGATAGGAGGCCCTGCGAACAGACGGGACAGCGTCGGCGGTGTATTCTCGAGCAGACGTGAGAAAATCTAGCGGTTTAGGGGCTCAAGTGTCAACGACTGCAGCTCGCTTAATTTCGGGCTGTCAACACCTGCTCTTTTCGTTTTGGGCATCAACATCCAGAAAAGGCAGGTACGAAATCATTCGGGAATCACCGATATCGTCTTGCTTGAACGCGTATAATCGGGGATGCTCTTCTAGTGATGCATCATTTCCACGACGCGTTGGAGCGTGCGAAGGGATTCGACAAAAGTGAAACGCATCCCGACTCAGCACCCTGAACACGGTAcatacagtcgtgagtacattcgtgattcgttcgtgattgcaacaCTCCGACTTTTTCAAGAtgtgttggtcttggatCTCTTGAGAACACTTTTTGCGCACGCGTATACCGCCTTCCGAGCTAGCTTTCCTACTTCACCTCCACTCGTCTTCAGTCACTCCGTCCACATCAAGTCGAATTCAGCACGCATTCCACCAACTCAGGCCTCGGCCAGCAACTCCTCTACCAGCGGAGCGTCTCACCGCTAGACGCAAGGCACAACACCAGCTTCTGTGCACAATTCGGGCGACATCGTTTTtgatcgagaagctgcGGAAACGACTCTGATTTAGCGATTCGCCGTGGCTGATGGCAGGACGCGATGGCGCTGGGTAAAAGGTTGCCACAGGAAAATGGGCATCTCGACTCGTTGAAGGGTGATGAGGACGATGGCATGGATGTCTTATCGCCGAAGCGCGTCCGCATCGAGTCTCAGGCTTCGCAGCGCAATGGAGAGAGCGCCCTgacacagtcacagtcCCGATCACTTGCACCAAGGTcacagcagccagcaaAGCCGGAGGAGCACGACGGAGTAGCGACGTCAGACGAAGATGCTGgggaggaagagcaagacgatgacggcaacgatgacgaacagcaggaagaggatgaaCAAAAAGACGTCGATACTGATGAGGAAATGGCCGAAGAGGAACACCGCCAAGCTGAAGCAAGCCACGGCACCGCCCAGTCGGGTATTGTCGAGaagatcgagctgcgcaaTTTTATGTGTCACGCCAACTTTTCCATTCAGTTTGGTCccaagctcaactttgTAATGGGTCGCAATGGCAGTGGAAAGAGTACCATCCTCACCGCGCTCATGATTGCACTCGGCGGCAAGACCAGCTCCACCAATCGTGGTTCCAGCCTCAAGGACCTCGTCAAGAAAGGGGAATCATccgccaccatcaccgTCACCATGCTCAACCAGGGCAGCGACGCTTTCAAACCCGATGTGTATGGCAACACTATTGTCATTGAACGTCGCATTTTAGCCGAGGGCGGCGGCTCATGGAAAATGAAGTCCGGCAACGGCAAAGTCATCGCAACCACCAAGTCAGAGCTCGAGTCATTCTGCGACTTTGCCAACATCCAACCTGATAATCCAATCCACATCCTTACGCAGGACACGGCTCGTCAATTCCTGGGCAGCTCCGATCCTGCCGAAGTATACAAGTTTTTCCTCGAAGGCACCCAGCTCAGCCAACTCGTGCGCGAGTACGACTTCATCGAGACGCACGTTCGCAGCATGAAGTccgcgctcgcgctcaaATCAGGCGctctcgaacagctcgaaaCTCTGGCACAACAAGCGCTTCAGCAGTGGCAAAAGGTGCGCGAGACGCGCGGCTACCAGGACAAAATCGATGCCCTAGACCGCGAATTCGTCTGGGTGCAAGTCCAAGACGCCGAAGCGCAGCTGCAACACGCCGTGGAAAAGAccgagcgcatccgcaccaagctcgtcaaaTGCGAAGAAAGCCTCCAAAAAACtctcgaggcgctcaaAAAGTGCGAAGAGCGCATCGTCCAGCTTGAAGATGAGAACAACAACTTTGAAGGTGTCTTTTCACCCATCCAGCAGGAGCatgacgagcttgtgcgCAAGGACAAGGATCTCGCCCAACAGGTCAAAGCGTTCAATGTGCAAGAACGTGAGCTCAACGACAAGATTATCGACGTCAACAAGAGCATCGAGAGGTACGAAGACCAGATCCGTGAAGAGACCGCCAAACTTGCACAAGACGGCCAGTCACGTCGCCAGCAACTTGAGGAAGAACGACAGAAGCTGCAGAAAGAGCGCCAAGAGCTTCAAGACGAAATGGTGGAcaaggaagagcagcaacgcgagctcgaagcaaAGATCGCCGAAGCCTTGCAGAgggaagaggaagagggcCTGCAACTTCGCCGCTTGAAGAATGAATACAGCACCAACAGTTCGCGACTTGCGCAGTTGCGCGAAAGCAGCAGGAATCGACTTATCGCATTTGGTGGTCCCAAAGTGCCCGCCTTGCTCCAAGCCATCAACAGCGAGAATGGCTGGAGGTCCAAGCCTATAGGCCCGCTCGGAACGCATCTCAAGCTCAAAGACATGCGTTGGCAAAGGGTGCTCGAAAGCGTCATTGGCAACAATCTGAACGCCTTTTTCGTCTCAAATCATGGAGATCGCATGCGCCTCAAGAAAATCATGGATCGTGTCGGTATCCACTCGCCCATCATCATCGGAGCAGAGACGCTCTTCGACTATTCGTCCGGTGAACCGCACTCAGACATCACAACCATCCTGCGTGTCTTGGACTGCGATAACGAAATCGTCAAGCGccagctcatcctcgccgTCCACATCGAGCGTGCGGCACTGGTTGAAAGGCGTGCAGACGGCGACACGCTCATGCGAACCACGCCCCAGAACGTGCAAGTCTGCTTCTCTGCCGACATGTACAGCATCGGTGGTGGGCAGGCCGGTTCGCtctctgctgctttgcAAGAGCATAGAGGTGCTCCGCGTCTATCTCAGAACGTCGGCGACGCTATCCGGGCTCTTgaagaggagcagcaacggcTCGACCACGAGATTGCCGCATGCACGCA comes from Mycosarcoma maydis chromosome 1, whole genome shotgun sequence and encodes:
- a CDS encoding putative splicing factor 3B subunit 3; its protein translation is MDGMYLYNLTLQASGSVNATVVGQFSGTRQQEIIVAKGSRLELLRPDTQTGKVDTVLSHDAFGVIRSLAAFRLTGGSKDYVIVGSDSGRIVILEYQPKTNSLEKVHQETFGRSGSRRIVPGQYLATDPKGRATMIGAMEKAMLVYILNRDAQANLTISSPLEAHRPSAIIHHIVGVDVGFENPLFACLEVDYSDSDHDPSGRAFEEAAKTLTYYELDLGLNHVVRKWSEPVDPRSNLLVQVPGGYNQNLEKWDGPSGVLVCSEDYITYKHQDQPEHRVPIPKRLNPVEKLSERRGTLIVASVLHKMKNAFFFLVQTEDGDLFKITMEHQDDEIRSLKIKYFDTVPVASGLVILRSGFLFVASEYGAQLLYSFQKLGDDDDLPEYISTDYDENGAGRRRPQLPTFTPRPLDNLVQVDEMPSLDPILDAKPLNPLAADSPQIFAACGRGARSSFKMLRHGLEVQEAVSSDLPGVPSAVWTTKITQQDEYDSYIILSFVNGTLVLSIGETIEEVSDSGFLTSSSTLAVQQLGQDALLQVHPHGIRHVLVDKQINEWATPSLPNGRQTTIVATCTNERQVVVALSSNELVYFELDMDGQLNEYQERKAMGAGVLTMSMPDCPEGRQRTPYLAVGCDDSTVRIISLEPNSTLASISIQALTAPASSICMAEMLDATIDRNHATTFVNIGLQNGVLLRTILDAVTGQLTDTRTRFLGSKAVRLIRTKVHGQAAVMALSTRTWLSYTYQDRLQFVPLIFDVLDHAWSFSAELCPEGLIGIVGSTLRIFTIPSLASKLKQDSVALSYTPRKIANHPNEQGLFYVVEAEHRTLSPGAQRRRTEMLGKELKPHQRGVLDLNPAEFGAIRAEAGNWASCIRAVDGVQAQTTHRLEMDDNEAAFSIAVVPFASAEKEVMLVVGSAVDVVLSPRSCKKAYLTTYRLLDNGRELELLHKTEVDDIPLVLRAFQGRLLAGIGKALRIYDLGKKKLLRKCENRSFPTAVVSLDAQGSRIVVGDMQESIIFASYKPLENRLVTFADDVMPKFVTRCTMLDYDTVAAADKFGNIYVLRLDGNTSRSVDEDPTGMTIVHEKPVLMGAAHKASLVAHFFVGDIITSLHRTAMVAGGREVLLYTGLSGSIGALVPFVSKEDVDTLSTLESHLRQENNSIVGRDHLAYRSSYAPVKSVIDGDLCETFGLLSPAKQNAIAGELDRKPGEINKKLAQLREGATGF
- a CDS encoding DNA repair protein SMC6 (related to DNA repair protein rad18); its protein translation is MALGKRLPQENGHLDSLKGDEDDGMDVLSPKRVRIESQASQRNGESALTQSQSRSLAPRSQQPAKPEEHDGVATSDEDAGEEEQDDDGNDDEQQEEDEQKDVDTDEEMAEEEHRQAEASHGTAQSGIVEKIELRNFMCHANFSIQFGPKLNFVMGRNGSGKSTILTALMIALGGKTSSTNRGSSLKDLVKKGESSATITVTMLNQGSDAFKPDVYGNTIVIERRILAEGGGSWKMKSGNGKVIATTKSELESFCDFANIQPDNPIHILTQDTARQFLGSSDPAEVYKFFLEGTQLSQLVREYDFIETHVRSMKSALALKSGALEQLETLAQQALQQWQKVRETRGYQDKIDALDREFVWVQVQDAEAQLQHAVEKTERIRTKLVKCEESLQKTLEALKKCEERIVQLEDENNNFEGVFSPIQQEHDELVRKDKDLAQQVKAFNVQERELNDKIIDVNKSIERYEDQIREETAKLAQDGQSRRQQLEEERQKLQKERQELQDEMVDKEEQQRELEAKIAEALQREEEEGLQLRRLKNEYSTNSSRLAQLRESSRNRLIAFGGPKVPALLQAINSENGWRSKPIGPLGTHLKLKDMRWQRVLESVIGNNLNAFFVSNHGDRMRLKKIMDRVGIHSPIIIGAETLFDYSSGEPHSDITTILRVLDCDNEIVKRQLILAVHIERAALVERRADGDTLMRTTPQNVQVCFSADMYSIGGGQAGSLSAALQEHRGAPRLSQNVGDAIRALEEEQQRLDHEIAACTQRLRELKQEKSGYERAKDTCKRDLNNLRRRKDVLRQGLSRLDEQMQEAAPGNISGLEDAKRDVEVQKEAIVLQFQDIESQKTEIVAKRAPIQEQIQTLEDRKRQFEDRMGGLHGSLRAAVAERVEQINNRDHWQRKRASIEAEIKASEAEEANFEEDYQNVEQAALQYCDKVQTTRTMSQIEKEKKELQLLKKKAASEAGISLEQAAEDLQRRQRALAEAKDEVQNMNEAERRLRSSLAVRYAKWNFFRRSIAIRAKSNFARNLATRGYEGTLKFNHKSEKLSLAIDTQAHNQSHRSSSAAATQTQRAAQQHSNKGMSGGERSFATACLLLSLWQAMSSPIRCLDEFDIFMDQVNRRVALSMIMNEARATPHVQYIMITPQDMPDMRSEMDDVKMLVVNPPQRNEGALAG